A DNA window from Macadamia integrifolia cultivar HAES 741 chromosome 4, SCU_Mint_v3, whole genome shotgun sequence contains the following coding sequences:
- the LOC122076424 gene encoding uncharacterized protein LOC122076424, with protein MATSGSGGPSASTGASIYDPSKDPTRKAKSKDPGWKYGYWPDLNDMNLVRCTLCGKDAKGGIKRLKQYLIGGYGDISKCLKTTVAIAREMHEGIMRNQKRKPDVFDEDYSVDHQQGEDLPEEIESGGQLQSGAPRPPTIDSSIKNLVPSSGTSSKRNKANVITQVAVKGPIDSYLRRTPEEIVGERRSKSSTQTTIQSSLRSNADRKKTNAYVAKWFYKAGIPFNIVKLRSFEEMVEAIAQFGLGYKPPSYHELRVPLLHDEKAQIDCIKKKYEDYWKRHGCTLMFDGWTDKRGRHLINFLVNCPLGTYFMGSVDVSSESQYADMLFQLLDSKIEEIGEDNVIQVVTDNATNYVVAGRMLMQKRNLVRSGVTRFATSFLTLQSLYKNKDALKQLFVSDDWNSSKLSKTEAGKKVLETILAQTFWNRILDCLRASQPILVVLRLVDGDERPALPEVYLTMEIAKKRIKVNFSNKERSWKKVLAIIDDRWEVQMDRPLYAASFYLNASKYFDYINDERLPFEESCKIQDAFMTVIERMVPDLDVQDKIIRESQMYKKCEGSFSRVLAIKQRKAGEGALDPREQEDGDLVNPGDDLTWGDVDRAVGASTSVGGRNLLRRAQGSTSATNICYTRRGRGRATVEESSDDEVEEEVHDVVRDDEDIEEDFGDGPTDSMSQQQQEGEEVNVFLILPRVGLEPIAYHLS; from the exons ATGGCTACTAGTGGTAGTGGCGGGCCATCTGCTAGCACTGGAGCATCAATATATGACCCAAGCAAAGATCCAactaggaaggccaaatcaaaagacCCCGGGTGGAAGTATGGATATTGGCCAGATCTTAATGATATGAACTTAGTGCGATGTACACTTTGTGGAAAAGATGCCAAAGGAGGAATCAAAAGGCTTAAGCAATATTTAATTGGTGGGTATGGAGATATATCAAAGTGCCTAAAAACAACTGTAGCAATCGCTAGAGAGATGCATGAAGGTATCATGCgaaatcagaagaggaagcCTGATGTATTTGATGAGGATTATTCTGTTGATCATCAGCAGGGAGAGGATTTGCCTGAAGAGATAGAAAGTGGAGGGCAACTCCAGTCTGGTGCACCAAGGCCCCCAACTATAGACTCCTCAATAAAGAACCTTGTGCCAAGCTCTGGGACATCTTCCAAAAGGAATAAAGCTAATGTTATTACACAAGTGGCAGTAAAGGGTCCGATAGATTCTTATCTTCGACGGACTCCTGAAGAaatagttggtgagaggagGTCTAAGAGTTCTACCCAGACAACAATACAAAGCAGCTTAAGATCAAATGCAGacagaaagaaaactaatgcatatgttgcaaaatggttttatAAAGCTGGCATCCCATTCAATATAGTCAAGTTAAGGAGCTTTGAGGAGATGGTTGAAGCCATTGCGCAGTTTGGGTTAGGATATAAGCCCCCTTCTTACCATGAGTTGAGAGTGCCCTTGCTACATGATGAAAAAGCTCAGATTGACTGTatcaagaagaaatatgaagattatTGGAAAAGGCACGGGTGCACTCTTATGTTTGATGGGTGGACTGACAAGAGAGGTAGACACTTGATTAATTTCCTTGTCAATTGTCCAttggggacttattttatgggctCTGTAGATGTATCTAGTGAGTCTCAATATGCAGACATGTTATTTCAGCTGCTTGatagtaaaattgaagaaattggggaGGATAATGTGATACAAGTAGTTACAGACAATGCAACTAATTATGTTGTAGCTGGTAGAATGTTGATGCAAAAACGGA ATCTGGTGAGGTCTGGAGTTACAAGATTTGCTACCTCATTCTTGACACTACAAAGTTTGTACAAGAACAAGGATGCCTTGAAGCAATTATTTGTATCTGATGATTGGAATAGTTCTAAGTTGTCGAAGACAGAGGCAGGTAAGAAAGTACTTGAGACAATACTTGCACAAACATTCTGGAACCGTATACTAGATTGCTTAAGAGCATCCCAACCAATTTTAGTTGTCTTGAGGttagtagatggtgatgagaggcctgcATTGCCTGAAGTTTATTTGACAAtggaaatagcaaaaaaaaggataaaagtaaatttttcCAACAAAGAACGGTCATGGAAGAAGGTGTTAGCAATTATTGATGACCGTTGGGAGGTCCAAATGGATCGACCTTTATATGCTGCTAGCTTTTACCTAAAtgctagcaaatattttgactacatCAATGATGAGAGACTTCCTTTTGAAGAATCATGTAAAATACAAGATGCATTCATGACAGTTATTGAAAGAATGGTGCCCGACTTAGATGTGCAAGACAAGATCATACGTGAGTCTCAAATGTACAAAAAATGTGAAGGTAGCTTTTCAAGGGTTTTGGCTATTAAACAACGGAAAGCCggtgaaggagcattggatccta gggagcaagaagatggagatttagTCAATCCTGGAGACGACCTCACAtggggagatgttgatagagcagttgGTGCATCTACATCGGTTGGGGGTCGTAATTTACTTAGGAGGGCTCAAGGATCAACAAGTGCAACCAATATTTGCTACACACGTCGTGGTAGGGGGAGGGCCACTGTTGAGGAATcatcagatgatgaagttgaagaagaggtccacGATGTTGtgcgtgatgatgaagatattgaagaagactTTGGTGATGGGCCAACTGATTCTATGAGTCAGCAACaacaggagggagaagaagtgaat gtgtttttaattctccccCGGGTAGGATTGGAACCCATTGCCTATCACCTATCttga